CAGCCGCCGACGGCGATCATCGTCCGGCGCGGCCAGCTCGTTGCGGGCCGGTCCTTCAGCGCGAGGACATCGCGCACGATCTCCGATATCGCGGCGGTGTCGCCGCGCCGGAGCGGTTCCAGCAGGTCGATGCCGTCCTCCCCGCGCAGGCAGCGCAGCAGCCGGCCCTGGGAGTCGAGACGCAGGCGGTCGCAGCCGTCACAGAAAGGCGCCGAGACCGGCGAGATGAACCCCACGGCCACGTCGCGCCCGCCGACGCGGAAGAGCCACCGGCCGGCGGTTCCGCTGCGGCCGAGCGGGCCGCGGTCCTCGAAAGCCGACGCCAGCCGCCTTCGCGCCTCGCCCGCGGACAGGAATTCCCGCCGGAACAGCGGCGCTCCCGCTCCGATCGGCATCAGCTCGATGAAGCGGATCTCCGCGCCTCGATCCGCGGCGAAGCGTACGAGCCGGTCGAGCTCGCTCGCGTTGACCGAGCGCATCAGGACGGTGTTGATCTTCAGGGGCGAGAACCCGACGCGCGCTGCGGCGTCGATTCCTGCCAGCGTCGCCTCGAGCCGCCCGGCCGGCGTCACGCGCGCGAACCGCATCGGGTCGAGCGTGTCGAGGCTCACGTTGACCGCGTCGAGTCCGGCCCGTCGCAGCTCGGCCGCGAGCGGGGCGAGGCGCTGGCCGTTGGTCGTCATCGCCAGGACCGCGCCCGGAAGCCGCTGCCGGAGGCCGCGCACGATGCGCGCGATCCCGGGCCGCAGGAGCGGCTCACCGCCGGTGAGGCGGACCTTTCGTACCGGCGCCGCCTGCGCCACGGCGGCCGCCAGGGCGACGATCTCGTCGTCGCCGGGCGGCGGGGCGGTCCTCCGGCGCGGCGAGGGAGGGCCCGGCCGGCAGTAGCGGCAGCGCAGGTCGCACGCCGACGTCACCGACAGGCGCAGGTAGTAACCGGAAGCAGCGGGGAGGGAAGCTTCGAGTCCGTCTTTCATCCGTTCCCTTTCCGAACGCGGGAGGCCCGAGCGTTTCCCCTCGGACCCTGTCGCCCGCCGCCCCATGGCCCGTCGGGCTGTAGGAGCGGCGGGTCGGAAACGGTGTCCTCGATCACCGTCGATGTTAGCCCAGTTTCCTCACGAAACCCTCGTCCCGGGCGCCGCGGCGGCTCGGCGGTCCGGGTCTGCCGCCCTGTCGTTCCCGCCCGCTGCCCCGAGCGCAGGGGCACCACCCGCCCCCGGCCTGCCGGACGTCCCCCGAGCGGCGCACCGTACGCCTCGGAGGGTGCCCCGGCGTTGGAGCGGAGAGTTCGGCCTGCGGCGGCTGGACCGGGCGGTCTTTCCCCGGCCCCGTTCCCTCGAAATCCGCGGAGCCCGACTCCCGCCGGGACGGCGGCCTTCGACCGAGGGGGAGACCGTCCCGGGCTCACCGCACATGGCTTCCGGACCTCGCCGGCGGCTTCGGTGCGCCGGCTCCCCGGCACTCGTGAGGATTCGTCGCCTCACACCGATCGCACGGGTCGGCGGCGATTCCCGCGGGCGCGACGGCCGGATCCGGGCCGTCGCCGTCCCAGACCCGCCGGCCGGCGAGCCCGTGTGCACGCATCTTCTCCCAGAGGTTCTTGCGCGAGATGCCGAGGGCTCGTGCCGTTTTCCCGCGGTGCCCCTCGTGGCGCCGGAGGGCGTTCACGATCAGCTCTCGCTCCACCGCCCGAAGCGCCTCCGCCAGGCTCATCCCCTCCGCCCAAGCCAAGGCCGGCGGCGCCGGCGATGCGGGTTCCGGACGGCGGTACTCCTCCGGGAGATCGCCGACCCGAATCGTCTCTCCGGCCACCGAGAGAACGAGCCGGTGGACGAGGTTGGCCAGCTCCCGGACGTTCCCGGGGAACGGGTGCCGCTCGAGGCGCCGGAGCGCCTCGGGATCGAACGCCATCCTCCTCCCGGCTTCGGCGGCATAGCGGTCGAGGAAACGGTTCAGGAGCAGCGGCACGTCTCCGCGCCTTTCGCGCAGGGGGGGCACGTGGATGGGGAGCACGTTGAGCCGGTAGAACAGGTCGGCCCGGAAGCGCCCGCAGGCGATCTCGCGCCGCAGATCGCGCGAGGTCGCAGCGACGAAGCGAACGTCGACAGGGATCTCTTCGTTGCTGCCGAGCCGCGAGATTCGCTTGACCTCCAGCACCCGCAGGAGCTTGCTCTGGAGGGCTGGCGAGAGTTCTCCGATCTCGTCGAGCAGAACGACGCCGCCGGCAGCCTCCTCGAGACGGCCCTTCCGCCGGCGGACGGCACCGGTGAAGGCGCCGCGTTCGTGCCCGAACAGCTCGGATTCGATCAGCGGCTCGGGAATGGCCGCGCAGTTCACCGCCGCGAACGGCCCCCGGCGTCTCGCCGACAGCCGGTGGATGTAGCGGGCGATCACCTCCTTGCCCGAACCGGTCTCGCCCGTGATGAGAACCGTTCCCTCCGAGGCGGCGGCGGCACGGGCCTGCTCGAGCACGGCCCGAAAAGCCGGTGACTGCCCCCAGGGCTCGGGCGGGTCGTTCGGTTGCGCTCCGGGGCCGGGGAGGAAGCGGTGGAGGACGCGGGTGAGCCGCTCCTTTCCGACCGGACCGCGGAGCACTTCGTCCGCTCCCGCCGGAGGAGCGGCCGCGGCGTCGCCGCAAGGAGCCAGGACCACCACCGGAACGTCCGGCAGGAGCCGGCGGACGGCGCGAACCGCCGCGATACCGTCTCCGCCGCCAGACCGGAGGTCGGCGAGAATCACATCGAAGGGCTCCCCCGCCGCGAGCCGGCAGGCGCTCTCGCTGTCGGCCGCGCGCCTGACCAGAAAGCGCGGCCCCGGGATCGCACGGAACAGCTCCGCCTCGGCTGCGGCCCCGTCGATCAGCAGGACACGGGGGCGGCGTCCGCTCGGGGGGAAGGCGGGGCCGAGCGCATCGCCCATCAGCGCCGGCCCTCCGGCTCGAGCACGACACCCCGGCGTGAGGCACGCGGCGTCTGCCCGCTAACGACGCGATCCGCGCGCGTCACGACCGGACGCAAAGACGAGGCGGCGGCCTGACGGCGCCGCATTGCGACGGCCACCTCTCCGGCGGGCCCCCTCGAAAAGCCCGGAGGGTCGGCGGCGCGTCGATACCGGACCCCAGTCGTGGTCACTTCCGCACGGTGACCTCCGCGGGCCAAGGTGGACGCGATTCTACCACACCGCGCGCGGGGAGCGCGGGTGAGCGTCGATTCAGAGCGCGGAGCGATCCCGGAGCAGGAGCTGGACCCGCCCCGCCAAGGCCGCCATCACCCGCACCTGGCGCGATCGGGCTCGGCGCAAGGCCTCCTCGGCGAACCGGGACCACCAGGCGCCGTGCTCTTCGGCGAACCCCTCGATCCAGGAACGCACACGAGCTCGGGCGCCGTCGTCGTGCCGCTCGAGGCACGCCGCCTCGCGGCGCAGCAGCGCCGCGGCGAACCGGAGCTGATGCCCGATATGGTCCGGGCCGAGGTGCCGGAACGGCGCCATGTCGTACCCGGCGCGCGCGTAGAGCAGTCGGCAGGCGGCCGCCGCCGGCCGCCCGCCCTCGTCCGCGTGAGCCCCTTCGCGAGGCACGACCGCCCGGGTCCGATCGGGGATCCGGAACAGAGCCTCGAACTCGCGGGCATGCCGGTCCGGATCGGCGAACCGCCCGCCGGGATCGGCGGCGAGCACACCCGATGCCACGAGGCCCGGAATCCAGCGCGGACGCCTCAGGAGGCGCTCCAGCTCGGGGGTCGGGCCGCCGAGGAAATAGCTGCCGGCGAGGTCCACCAGGTCGGCCGCGTGCTCCCGCACGGCCGCCGGGTCGGTTGCGCGCGCCCGCGCCGCCCCGCTCATCCGTGAACGATGTCGCGCCGCCACTCGATGTTGGGACGCGTGAGGCGCGGGTCGGCGAACTCCGGCGGCGGTTCGCCCGGGGCGTCGACATCGTAGGACCAGCTCAGGGCTCGACCGATGCAAGCGGTGACGCAGGCGGGCTCCAGGCCGGCGTCGATACGGTGCACGCAGAACGTGCACTTCTCCATCACGCCCGTCTCCTCGTTGAACTGCGGTGCGCCGTACGGGCAGGCCGCCGCGCAATAGCGGCATCCGATGCAGCGGTCCTGGTCGATCAGCACGATGCCATCGCTCTCGCGCTTGACGATCGCGTCGGCGGGGCAAGCCTTCATGCATGCCGGCTCGTCGCAGTGGTTGCAGGACATGCTGAAGAAGGCGCGGCGGGCGTTGGGATAGGTCCCCGATTCCACCTCGATGACGCGCCGCCAGTTGGTCTGGCGGGCGCTGAATGCCGAGATCAGCGGGAGCGGGGAACCCGCCGGCGCAGTGTTGTTTTCCGCCTTGCACGCGATCTCACAGGTGTGGCATCCGGTGCACTTCGTCAGATCGAGGATCCAGCCGACGTTAGGCATGTCCGTCTCTCCTTGACGCCAGATGTCTTCGGTCCGAGGCCGCGGTCCCCGCGATCAGCGTCTCCCGTGCATCCTCTTCTCCCGAAGGTTCCTGCGGATGTCCGGCGGAGCCGTCCGGCCGCGCAGCGGCTCCGGGCGGCGCGATCCGGCGGCCCCCGCCGCAGCGCCTGCGAGAGCCGTGCCGCCTGCCGGGACGACCCTCACCCGCGTGTCGTAGAACGACGCCGAGCCGCCGATCTTGTCCTGCAGGCAGACGTCGCCGAGGTAGGGATCGGTCATCAGCAGCGGGTTGATCGCGATCCCCCGGCCCCGCGCGGGATCGTGCGCGACCGGCTGGCCGTCGATCGTGTTCGAGCCGTTCGATCCCATTTCCCAGTGGCCGAACGAGTGCGGGACGCCGATCACGCCGGGCCGGATGCCCTCCGTCAGGCGCACGCGTCCGATGGCCACCGCGCCCGTCGGGCTCTCCACGCGAACGAGATCCCCCGTGCGCAGTCCGCGAGCCTCGCCGTCCGCCGCGTTCATTTCGATGGCGTTCTCGGGTCTGAGGCCCTGCAGCCACGGATTGGCGATCGTGCGGGCCTGTGCGTGGTAGGCGTAGCGGTAGGTGACGACGTGCAAGTCGAACTCGGGGGAGGCTGTCACGGGCCTGTCGAGCACGTCACGGATCGGCTCGTACTTCGGCAGGGGATCGTAGAACTGCCCGGTCATCGAGTCGCGCGTGGTTGCCAGCGGTTCGATGTAGATGTGGATCAGGTTCTCGAACCGGTGGCGCAGATAGTCGCCGTCGTAGGCGACGGCCGGGTCGGAGGGGTCGCCGCTCGTCGGCTCGAACACGCCTCCCTTGGCGAGGATCTCCTCGACCGGCACGCCGCTGTGGATCGAAAGGTTGTTGAGGATGTTCAGGTACCAGTCCCATGCCGAGTAGAGACCCGACCGCCAGTCGTAACCGGGGGCCGCCCCGGTGAGGTCGAACGCGCCGGCCCCGATCCCGGGCAACCCCAACCGCCCGCCAAGGGCGATCATGATGTCTTCCATGAGCTGCGGGCCGGTCGCCTCGTCGGTGCCGAGCCAGAAATCCCGCGCCACGTTCCCCTGCGAGAGAGGAGAGACATAGAAGCGACGCGTCTTGCCGTCGATCGTCTCCTCGATGAACTCTCCCACGAGGGGTTGCCGGAAGCCGGAGGTCTTGGTGAGGATGGCCGGCGAGACATGGGGCGTGGAGAAACGCTCGAGCCACGTCGTGTCCGGGAGGATGTAGTCGGCCCACTTCGAGGTCTCTCCGATGAGGATGTCGAAAGCGACGAGCAGCTTGATCTTGTTCTCGTCAGCCAGGATCCGCTCCCCCTCGGCCCGGGCCGCGGGCGTCGAGTAGAGGAGGTCGTTCCAGTAGAGGATCACGGCCTCGACCGGGTACGGATAGCCGTCCTTGATCGAGGGCAGGATCTCCTGGTAGCACCAGCGCTTGTTGAACGGGAACCACGGTCGCCTGGCGGGATACCCATCGCGGGCGAACAGATTCGGCGCGTCGGTCTCGTAGTGCTTTCCGTGGCGTGAGATCGGCACGCCGGAGGGGGTGAGCCCGCCGACCACGGTCTTCAGGTTGACCTGGCCGGGGGCCTTGCCGCCCATCTCGCCGAAGTGCGACCCGCCCTTGCTGTTGCCGCCCTTCCAGTCGAAGTTGCCGTTCAGAATGTTGAGCAGGTGAATGGCGAACAGGTTGTAAGCGCCGTTGGTGTGCTTGACCGGACCGCGATAGGGGTTCGCCACCCCCTTCTTCCCGGCGGCGGCGAACTCGCGCGCCGTCTCCTCGATCAACCGGACGTCGATCCCGCAGATCGCCGCGTACTCGTCGAGCGTCTTCTCCCGCACCCGTTCGACCAGGCGGGACCACACGGTGCGCGCGGTGGTGCCGTTGACCGACACGACACCGGGGTCGAGCTCTCCTTTGGAGCCCGGGGCGAGGCTCGCCGGCCACGGCTGGCCGCCGTTCCAGACGAGCGGCTCGCCGGACGGGTCGCGCAGGAAGGTTCCGGTGCTCTCGTCGACGAGGAAGGTGGCGTCACTGTACGACTTTTCGCCGTTGACGTTCGGCTTGGTGTTGGTGAGGAAGTTCCGGTCGAAGCGGTCGTTGTCGATCATCCAGCGGGCCATGCCGAGCGCGAACGCCGCGTCCGTACCGGGCTTGATCGGGATCCAGCGGTGCGACCGGGCGGCGGTGTTGGACAGGACCGGGTCCACCGTCACCATCCGGCCGCCTCGGGCGAGGAAGTCGGTGATCATCCCGGTGAGCGTCTGCATCGGGAATCCCGCCTCGAGGGGCCGGGTACCGAACCAGATCAGGTAGTCGGCGTTCAGGATGTCCGGCTTGAAGTGGTGCGCCTTGAAATCGGTCATCAGGTCGCCGCCGGTGTGGTGCGAGACCTCGCAGATCGACGTGTGGTCGTGGCGGTAGTTGACCGTGCCGAAGCCGTTCTTCCAGATGCGGTCGGTGAATTCCTTCTGTCCGTGCTCGATGCGGCCGGCGGAGAACAGCACCTTGTTCGGCAGGTCGCCGAACTCGGGGAAGGCGGGATCGATCGGGACACCCGGCTGGTAGTAGGGGCGCAGTTTGTCGGCGATCTCGTCCAGCGCTTGCTTCCAGGAGATCTCCTGCCACTGGCCGGAACCGCGGGGGCCGACGCGCTTGAGCGGGTTCCGCAACCGGTACGGGTCGTAGACCGTCTGCACCGCGGCCTGGGATTTCACGCAGTTGTGGCCCCGAACGAGGTCCGCCTGCTCGGGAGGTGTGGTGTAGGGCAGCCGCTCATGGGGGAGGGCGGCGTTGGGGTGGTACGGGTTGCCGTCGACCTTGACCAGGGTGCCGTCGACAACCTTCCCCTGGATACCGCACGCGGAGTGGCACATCAGGCACACGGAGCGGACGATCCTCACCCCGGGCTCGGTCTCCGGCGGATCGGGATTCCCGTAGTTGACGGTCTCCACCGCCGCCGACGTCAGCACCGACCGGCCGAGCGTCAGCGCGGCCCCGACGGCGCCGGTGGTCTTGATGAACTGCCTCCGGTCCATGTGGAAGGCGGGCGTCAAGTCTCGGGTCTCGCTCATCGCCGTCACCTCTATCTCATGTAAAAGACGGGCCCCGGTCCGGACGGCCCGTGGCAGAGCGCGCACAGCTCCGGGTCGACGTGCTTGCGCAGAGCGCCGCTCGAGTCGATCTCGAGCTCGACGTACTTGTGGCACTGGATGCAGACGGCGTCGGTGGTCCCCTTTGCCGGGTTGTATCCCGGGGTGTACGGCACCATCGCGACGTGGAACGACGGAACGCGCGGGTCCGCCGAGGTTCGCTCCATCACCTCCTGGTGGCAGGCGAGGCACCGGCCGTCGTAGCGGTCCGATTCGGGATCGTGAAGCGCGAGGAGGTTCTGGGCCGTCTGGGCGGGAAGCGGCGTGCCGCGCTCCGGAGCCGCCGCGCGCGGAGGCTGGTGCGCCGACCCCGGCGGCATCGCGGGTGCCGGGGCCGTCAGACCCGCTGCGGCCAGGACCAGGATGCTGTGAAGCTTCGATCGTCGCATCTCTTCTCCTCCTTGCGCAGATCTACCAGCTCGAGCGCAGGCCTGCGCTGAGAAGATGGAAGGTGTACTCGTCCGAGCGTGAAGCCCCGGCACTGAAGTCCCAGAACGACCATCGCAGGAACAACGCGAGCATGCCCTTGAGGCGCTGCGAAACCTCGACCTCGGCGCGCGTGAGCGCGAGGTCGAGATCCGACGTCTGCTCCACGCGCTCCGCGCTTCCCCTCAACGTCCCTCGCCGCCACAGGGGGGTTTCTCCGCCCACGGCCGCGTACAGCCCGTCGACCTCCTCCGAGACCGGCGCGTACGACGGCCGAACCCCCTCGCGCGGGAAGGTCCACTCGAGGTTCGTCCAGCCGGCCTCGGCCCACACCGCGCCGCGCTCGCCGCTCCTCGACAGCGAGCCGGAGATGCGGAGCAGCCGGTGATCGGCGTCGACGGGTTCCAGGACGACGGACGGATCGAACACCGGATCGAAGAGGGGGCGGTCGACGTCGAGATCGGCCTTCTCCCAGCGAACGCCCAGGCCGGCCTGCAGCGGGCCGGAGCGCCGCCGGACCCGAATGCCGGCCGCGGTGGTCGTCACGTCCCGCCCGCCGGTCGCGTAGCCGTCGGTGAGGTCGCGGATCGTCACGTCGGTCGAGCGGTCCTCGAGCCGCGCCCAGCCCTCGATCCGCATCCGGCCGAGCGGCATCCACGCTCGCGCGCGGAGCCGCAGGAGATCGGTGTCGCGCTCGAGGTCGGCGAGACTCGCCGGATCGCGCTCGTCGATCGTGCGCTCCGCCGACTGGAACCGCGCCTCCGCGGTCAGGCGGACCCGTGAAAGGCGGAAAGACCCGCGCGCGGTGAGGCCGGCTCGGCTGTCCTGATAGGACGTCTGCGCGAGCCCGTAAGGGGCGCCGGCGAGGTCGAGCGCGACCGCGCCGGTCTGGTCGGTGTCGGCCGCGTCGGCGGCGAGGGTGATCCGCACTTTCGGCGACGGAGACCAGACCGCTCCCACCGCGCCGGCGAGGCGGCTGCGCTCGACGTCGCCCCCGTGCGTGGCGAGACCCGCGACGAGCGGCGTCCCGCTGGGCTGCTCGCGCCGGTCGAACGCCTCCGGAGTGAAGGTGGCGTCGGTGTAGTCGGCATGCGCCTGCAGCGTCCAGTTCCGGACCGGCCAGACGGCGCCTGCCCGGACCCACGTCTCGTCGAACTCCGTCCGGTCGGACCAGGCATTGACGTCGATGAGTTCGGCCGTGCCCCAAGCGGGCAACCGCACCGCACTCCGCGCGTCGCCGCCCGCGAGGCCGCCGGCGAGACGCAGGTCGAGCCGGCCGAAGCGCAGCTTGGCGGTCAGCTCCGCCTCGGCGATCGAGGAGTCGAACGTCTCCAGACCGGCGGCGTAGGTCGCCGGGAGGCCGTTGTCCGCGAAGGAAAAGCCGCCGATCGACGGCACCCGCTCGCCGTCGTGCCCAGCGGCCGACAGGCGGAGCGCGATGCGGTCGGCGCCGCGCAGCCGGCCGGAAAGGACCAATTCGAAGCGGTAGCGGTCGTCGTGCGGCTTGCCGACGCCGAAGAAGCCGGGAAGCTCCGTCGTCGGCGGCACGAGTGTGGCCACGGCGGTTCCGGACGGGAGCCGGTCGTCGGCGAACGATGTATCGGACCAGCCGCTGTGGAAGGTCCCCGTGATGGCCAGGCGCAACCGGCGCCCCCTCCGCTCGAGGTCGAACCAGCCGGAACGGCCC
This Acidobacteriota bacterium DNA region includes the following protein-coding sequences:
- a CDS encoding radical SAM protein codes for the protein MKDGLEASLPAASGYYLRLSVTSACDLRCRYCRPGPPSPRRRTAPPPGDDEIVALAAAVAQAAPVRKVRLTGGEPLLRPGIARIVRGLRQRLPGAVLAMTTNGQRLAPLAAELRRAGLDAVNVSLDTLDPMRFARVTPAGRLEATLAGIDAAARVGFSPLKINTVLMRSVNASELDRLVRFAADRGAEIRFIELMPIGAGAPLFRREFLSAGEARRRLASAFEDRGPLGRSGTAGRWLFRVGGRDVAVGFISPVSAPFCDGCDRLRLDSQGRLLRCLRGEDGIDLLEPLRRGDTAAISEIVRDVLALKDRPATSWPRRTMIAVGG
- a CDS encoding sigma-54-dependent Fis family transcriptional regulator, with amino-acid sequence MGDALGPAFPPSGRRPRVLLIDGAAAEAELFRAIPGPRFLVRRAADSESACRLAAGEPFDVILADLRSGGGDGIAAVRAVRRLLPDVPVVVLAPCGDAAAAPPAGADEVLRGPVGKERLTRVLHRFLPGPGAQPNDPPEPWGQSPAFRAVLEQARAAAASEGTVLITGETGSGKEVIARYIHRLSARRRGPFAAVNCAAIPEPLIESELFGHERGAFTGAVRRRKGRLEEAAGGVVLLDEIGELSPALQSKLLRVLEVKRISRLGSNEEIPVDVRFVAATSRDLRREIACGRFRADLFYRLNVLPIHVPPLRERRGDVPLLLNRFLDRYAAEAGRRMAFDPEALRRLERHPFPGNVRELANLVHRLVLSVAGETIRVGDLPEEYRRPEPASPAPPALAWAEGMSLAEALRAVERELIVNALRRHEGHRGKTARALGISRKNLWEKMRAHGLAGRRVWDGDGPDPAVAPAGIAADPCDRCEATNPHECRGAGAPKPPARSGSHVR
- a CDS encoding 4Fe-4S dicluster domain-containing protein, giving the protein MPNVGWILDLTKCTGCHTCEIACKAENNTAPAGSPLPLISAFSARQTNWRRVIEVESGTYPNARRAFFSMSCNHCDEPACMKACPADAIVKRESDGIVLIDQDRCIGCRYCAAACPYGAPQFNEETGVMEKCTFCVHRIDAGLEPACVTACIGRALSWSYDVDAPGEPPPEFADPRLTRPNIEWRRDIVHG
- a CDS encoding twin-arginine translocation signal domain-containing protein, with product MTAMSETRDLTPAFHMDRRQFIKTTGAVGAALTLGRSVLTSAAVETVNYGNPDPPETEPGVRIVRSVCLMCHSACGIQGKVVDGTLVKVDGNPYHPNAALPHERLPYTTPPEQADLVRGHNCVKSQAAVQTVYDPYRLRNPLKRVGPRGSGQWQEISWKQALDEIADKLRPYYQPGVPIDPAFPEFGDLPNKVLFSAGRIEHGQKEFTDRIWKNGFGTVNYRHDHTSICEVSHHTGGDLMTDFKAHHFKPDILNADYLIWFGTRPLEAGFPMQTLTGMITDFLARGGRMVTVDPVLSNTAARSHRWIPIKPGTDAAFALGMARWMIDNDRFDRNFLTNTKPNVNGEKSYSDATFLVDESTGTFLRDPSGEPLVWNGGQPWPASLAPGSKGELDPGVVSVNGTTARTVWSRLVERVREKTLDEYAAICGIDVRLIEETAREFAAAGKKGVANPYRGPVKHTNGAYNLFAIHLLNILNGNFDWKGGNSKGGSHFGEMGGKAPGQVNLKTVVGGLTPSGVPISRHGKHYETDAPNLFARDGYPARRPWFPFNKRWCYQEILPSIKDGYPYPVEAVILYWNDLLYSTPAARAEGERILADENKIKLLVAFDILIGETSKWADYILPDTTWLERFSTPHVSPAILTKTSGFRQPLVGEFIEETIDGKTRRFYVSPLSQGNVARDFWLGTDEATGPQLMEDIMIALGGRLGLPGIGAGAFDLTGAAPGYDWRSGLYSAWDWYLNILNNLSIHSGVPVEEILAKGGVFEPTSGDPSDPAVAYDGDYLRHRFENLIHIYIEPLATTRDSMTGQFYDPLPKYEPIRDVLDRPVTASPEFDLHVVTYRYAYHAQARTIANPWLQGLRPENAIEMNAADGEARGLRTGDLVRVESPTGAVAIGRVRLTEGIRPGVIGVPHSFGHWEMGSNGSNTIDGQPVAHDPARGRGIAINPLLMTDPYLGDVCLQDKIGGSASFYDTRVRVVPAGGTALAGAAAGAAGSRRPEPLRGRTAPPDIRRNLREKRMHGRR